AGGTGTCGAGCCCGCCCGAATAAGCGAGCACCACCTTCTTGGGCGCCTGGGTCATTCTTACTCCTGATACAAAGCATTGGAGAGCGCGCGGAAGCGATCGGAGACGGCGTCCGCCGCCACCCCGTCCCGCACGGCAAGGAAGAGCGTATCGTCGCCCGAAATCGTGCCGGCGATCTCGGGCAGGTTGGACTGGTCGATGGCGAGCGCGACCAGATGGGCCGAGCCCGGCGGCGTCTTCAATACGATGAGGTTACCCGCCGTCTCGACCGACTGCACCCATTCCGAAAGGATGCGCTGGAGGCGCGACGCCGCCCAGTCGCTGTCGCCGATCTGGTCGGGAAGTGCATAAGTGAGCACGCCGCCGCGCTTCACCTTGACCGCGCCCAGTTGATCGAGATCGCGCGATACCGTCGCCTGGGTGACGGCGAAGCCGAGCGATGCGAGCTTGTCGGTCACTTCCTCCTGGCTCGCCA
This portion of the Sphingomonas sp. LY54 genome encodes:
- the argR gene encoding arginine repressor, giving the protein MTDARARRQKTIAEILRSGTVASQEEVTDKLASLGFAVTQATVSRDLDQLGAVKVKRGGVLTYALPDQIGDSDWAASRLQRILSEWVQSVETAGNLIVLKTPPGSAHLVALAIDQSNLPEIAGTISGDDTLFLAVRDGVAADAVSDRFRALSNALYQE